The DNA sequence CGAGGGAGGCGGGGCCGGGgtggggctgagggggcggGGCCTCACCGGGTGtgggcggggcgggagcgggggcTCCGCCCGCAGGGGGCGCTGTGAGCGCGCGTGGGGGAGCGGGCGGCGCCTCGCTGAGGGAGCGCGGGCCGCAGGGAGAGACGGAGCGGAACTTGGGGAATCACTGGGAAACGAGGCCTTGGGAGGGACCTGAAGGAGCATCTAGCCCCAGCctcccctgccaagggcaggaacaCGTCCCACTGAACACCCTATACCCTGTCCTGGCATTGAGCACTGCCAAGGATGGGGCGTTCACAACCTCTTTGGGCAAGCTGTTCCTCACCactgtcacaggaaaaaaaatcttcctaatatctaacctaaatttaCCCTCTTTCAATTTGTAGCCGTTTctctttgtcctgtcactgcagttcCTGACCATGGGTGCCTCTCTGGCTTCCCTGCAGGCCCCCCTCAGGTACTTTGTGTTGGGTTTGCAGGGCCTGGTGTTTGGTAGCTGGGGCGGCTTCTTGGAGCAGCCTCCAGAGGCGTCCTCCgtgtctggcagagccaaaTCCTGGCAGATCCAAAGGCGGACTGTGCTAATTAGAAATGGCAATAACGCCTCTGTGGTAATATATTtaaggagaaagaaaaccaaaaagtaGTTGTGCAATGGTAATTGTGGCCAGAGAAGAGTGGAGTAAGTTGAGTTTTTCATCAACCATCACTCCCATGTCCTTCCCCACTGTTTTGCTCTCAATCACTTCTACACCCAACCTGGAGCAGTCTCTGGTGTTGCCAGGTGTAGGACCTTGCACTTCACTTTCATTCTTGTAGATTGTATCTTCCAAGCTGTGGGCAAGAACGTCAAATGCTCTCCTTCCAGAGCAGGATCTGTAATCCTGAACCGCACTCTTGGCATCTGCCTGCATCGTGACAGGGTGACCCTGCCTATGCACCCAATGGACCTCCCTTCCATTCTTAGTGACCACAGTGCCTTGATGCTGTTTGCATAATACTGATAATGCCTGTAGTGGGGGCAGTCATTCCATTAGGAGATTTTCTTAGGAAAAGGGATCACAGCACCAATtaggttgggaaagacctctgagatcatcaagtctaTCCCATGACCCAACACCACCCTGTCAACCAAACTGTAGCACTGCACCAAGAGCCATATCCACTCtctccttaaacacctccagggacggtGACACCACCAGCTCCCTGGAAAACCCATTCCAATACCTAATCACAttttttgtgaagaaattcATCCTAGAAAATGTTTTGAATGAGAAAAGCCCCAAAAGCCTGCCCGCAGTGGTGCATGTTTGTTGGCATCAAACTTTACAGTGAGACCACATGGTGGCACTGTAATCTTAAGAACTGGAGGGAAGTGTGTGCACAAGTCCGCTGTAATTGTTAGATTTGAGCTAGATGACCTAATTACTTAAGTCACTAAATACACTGGAATTCTTTTATaaacttatttattttaaaaaccactAATAGGAATTGTCTGAGATACTGCTTTTTCCATTGGTAAATGTAAACAAAATCAAAGTAgcatatttattattatattattagtGAGAAGCAGTTAAGGCCACTGGAGTTATCTTGATGGTACTGTGTTATTTGATTATGCTGGTTCTTAGTCCACTTGTAAAACCCCAATTTTGTCCTGCCTGTTCTTTCAGTGTTATAAAgaggaatttatttttctttttcatttttctggacTGTTCCAAATATAAGGGGATGGAGGTGGGAAAAGATCAAGAAGTCTAACAAAAAAAGTGAACCAACTTTAATGGATGTTATAATACAAAGTATTATTACAGTTATTGGCAGAGTCCTTAACTGAACGTACCAGCAGTGCAACCAAATGCTGTGTTTTCAATTGCCTCCTTGAATGTGGATCACAGTTCATTGCAGTCGCTGAAATATGACTTGTTTTCATGTGCTGAAGTGTGATCCCTTTCCAGTGAAGTGATGGAAACTCTAGATAAGCTGCCGAACCACAGGGCCACCAACCTCAGTTCCACCTCTTTCCTCCGGAAGCTGCTTGTTGCTTAGAAAGATCCATGATTAGAGGTCCATGCTGTGGAAGGATCAGGGCAGTTTTGACGTGCCTCTCAAAAAGCTTGTCAGTGTGCCCATGCACATTTGGTTGTTGTGTTTTCTCCAGAAGGCCTGACAAAGAGGCATTACTGTGTCTGGCATCAAAGCCCTCCAGAAAAAGTAGTTTCCTAAAGGCAGGGTGTTTTTAAGACCAAGCGAAAGTTCTTGTCAAGAgcagaataaaatataaaattgttTTCATACATGTATTCtataagtaaaaataaaaaaaccccaaaactcaaaCCTGATTAGAAGGCGTGTATTTGTCATTATGCTGATatattttcccatttaaaaaaCATGTACAAAGTCCAGAAAGTAATTGATGCACAGAGCCTTAAAGAAGAGTATGCAGCTAAAAATCTTGTAAATGAGGTGTGGTATACTTCTGTTATACTTCCCATATGGATGTAGTTCCAAAGTGGTGCTTAATATGACAAAATAAATAACACAAAACAAGTGGTTTGATAAGTAAAGATTTCCCTATTTCACTTCCTGCTTTCACAAGCATGTTCCACTGTAAAATTTCTTTAAGACTTCTTGAAACATttgtttctttgaaaatattatttaaaaggCTGTCTAGAGAAGCTGGGAAACAGAAATTGTTCTTCTGGATAGGAAcagcaaacaaaatattcacttttttttttcctgtctccaAAGTTGTCCAATACCATATGTCTTTGGGGAAATGTAGGAACTGTTAGAAGGAGAAATTGGCCCAAATTAATTAATACTGTGATTATGGTATGTTCTTAAGCACCTGAGTAGCCCGgtatttatttcatattttctaaGTGTTCCCATGCTTTACAGGTTCTGAGCTTTGGAGAGAATCAGTCATATTCAACCACCAGTCTTACTAATTATGGAAACTTTTGCTCTCTGTAAAACTCCTAAATGGCAAAAAACACCCCACTGTCACAGCCCCCCAAATGATACGAGCTTctaaaacaaaagagaaatgctCTATGCCCTTGCCTCTGCAGAACAGGGAATATTTTTACTTATTCAGATGTTTTGTTAAGTGTTTATAACATATACTTATCTCTAAAAACATCTGTGTCAATCcaattcagaaataattttcacaTCTCTTTCACCACTGTTGTGGTTTGATAGCCATTGTGCCTgcactcattttttaaaaagtttttctcTTATGTAGGCTACAAAAAAGGCACGCAAAATCACTGCACTAAGAAGCTAAAACACTGTTGAATCACTCTTCACGTTTGATCCAACCTGTTTAAAGCTCCATgtgaaatactttatttttaaaatactgttacCACACTGATTTTCTGATCGGTTATAGGACATTAGTTTTTTAATGATAGCACAATTATACTCTCTTTTTTAGCTTGAGTAGCATATAAAAGAGTAGATGAGTCATAAAGACCATTCAGAAGTATCAAACTCAAAAATCACTCAGGTATTAGCCCAAGCAGTTAGAACTATTATGAGAAAGCACTAAGTGGTTAGGACTCAACCatacacaaagaaaaatataccATGAAATATCAGAGTCCATTCTGAATGTATAAAATTTTTCATTCCATGCTGTATGATAGACCTTAGTAATTTAGCATTATTTACAAAGACACACAACCAGACTAGTAAAAAATATGACTGAGACTGAGTTTAAATGAGTGAGATATCTTGTGTGATGCACAAAGTCAAGAGGTGTTTCCAAAGAACCAGTGCAACTTTCTAACCTCTAGTTCACTTCAAAAAATCTGTTAGCCTGCTAGCTCAGGCCCCCAGTCAGGTAATTTGCCACATCCTTTTCATGTATTTGCAAATACCCAAGTCTGTGAGCAAATGCAATCTTTGATAAATATGTAttctgtgttgttttggtttttttttcagctgccttAGTGACAAATATCCAGGAGAGATTCAGCAGGCTTTCATCAAAGAGTTGATCTCATAAGAGTCAATTCCACTTTTTCACTCGCCACAACTTACAATGCAGCAGAAACTTCTTGTTCTCCAGTAGATTGTGTGTAGGTGGAGCTCGCACGTTCAGCTGTGTCAGCATAGAAAACAGGACAGTATTTAGACAAGTGGACTGCAATCTGCTTTCGGAAAAAGCTGCGAAGATATTTCCTAAATTTTTCTCCAGCAAAGGCATAGATTACAGGGTTGATGCAACAATGGATCATTGAGATTGTTTCCGTCACTTGGATTGCTTTGTGCAGTTGACCATTTCCTTCACAAGTAGAGATGGAAAATGCACCTTGAAAATCACGCAAGAGAATGCAAATGTTGTATGGtgcccagaaaaaaaagtagGTAATCATGATAATGAAAATAAGCCTGACTGCTTTATGTTTCTTCTCGTTCCTACACTGCAGTAATGTCTTTATAATGCGTGTGTAGCTGCAGATCATGATTAACATTGGAATAAGAAGTCCCAGGATGTTCATTTTTAGGGTGAGGAATTTCTTCCATGCATTTCTCTGCTCAGATGGATAATGAGCATTGCAAGTATAGCCTGAACTTTCCTTCTGAGTTTTGTGAAATACTACCCCAGGGAGGGAAATAAGAACAGCAACAGCCCAAGTGACAACACTGGCGAGGACACCGTAGGTAACTGTCCTGGCTTTCAAAGCAAACACTGCGTGCACTATGGCCAGGTACCTGTCCAGGGTCAGCAGGATAATGAAGAAGATGCCACTGTAGAAGCC is a window from the Passer domesticus isolate bPasDom1 chromosome 1, bPasDom1.hap1, whole genome shotgun sequence genome containing:
- the LOC135298691 gene encoding C-C chemokine receptor type 5-like isoform X1, producing MKHGHEFTHLFYDQYTMGNETTDYTDWPLTTEFDYSDSTPCPATEEKHFAAKFLPPLYSLVVIFGLTGNMLVVLILVKYKRLKSMTDIYLLNLAISDLLFVFSLPFWAYYAVHDWIFGEALCRILSGVHLLGFYSGIFFIILLTLDRYLAIVHAVFALKARTVTYGVLASVVTWAVAVLISLPGVVFHKTQKESSGYTCNAHYPSEQRNAWKKFLTLKMNILGLLIPMLIMICSYTRIIKTLLQCRNEKKHKAVRLIFIIMITYFFFWAPYNICILLRDFQGAFSISTCEGNGQLHKAIQVTETISMIHCCINPVIYAFAGEKFRKYLRSFFRKQIAVHLSKYCPVFYADTAERASSTYTQSTGEQEVSAAL
- the LOC135298691 gene encoding C-C chemokine receptor type 5-like isoform X2, whose product is MGNETTDYTDWPLTTEFDYSDSTPCPATEEKHFAAKFLPPLYSLVVIFGLTGNMLVVLILVKYKRLKSMTDIYLLNLAISDLLFVFSLPFWAYYAVHDWIFGEALCRILSGVHLLGFYSGIFFIILLTLDRYLAIVHAVFALKARTVTYGVLASVVTWAVAVLISLPGVVFHKTQKESSGYTCNAHYPSEQRNAWKKFLTLKMNILGLLIPMLIMICSYTRIIKTLLQCRNEKKHKAVRLIFIIMITYFFFWAPYNICILLRDFQGAFSISTCEGNGQLHKAIQVTETISMIHCCINPVIYAFAGEKFRKYLRSFFRKQIAVHLSKYCPVFYADTAERASSTYTQSTGEQEVSAAL